In Aspergillus nidulans FGSC A4 chromosome IV, a single window of DNA contains:
- a CDS encoding ribosomal 60S subunit protein L32 (transcript_id=CADANIAT00000079): MVLAKKHVPIVKKRTKRFTRHQSDRFKCVPESWRKPKGIDNRVRRRFKSNIPMPSIGYGSNKKTKHMMPSGHKAFLVHNVKDVELLLMHNRTYAAEIASAVSSRKRVDIIAKAKALGVKVTNPRGRVTTEA; encoded by the exons ATGGTCCTCGCTAAGAAGCACGTCCCTATCGTCAAGAAGC GCACCAAGCGCTTCACCCGCCACCAGTCCGACCGCTTCAAGTGCGTGCCGGAGTCATGGCGCAAGCCTAAGGGTATCGACAACCGTGTCCGCAGACGCTTCAAGTCGAACATTCCCATGCCCTCT ATCGGTTACGGTAGCAACAAGAAGACCAAGCACATGATGCCCTCCGGCCACAAGGCTTTCCTCGTTCACAACGTTAAGGAcgtcgagctcctcctcatgCACAACCGCACCTACGCTGCTGA GATCGCCTCCGCCGTCTCTTCCCGCAAGcgcgtcgacatcatcgccaaggcCAAGGCCCTCGGTGTCAAGGTCACCAACCCCCGTGGCCGTGTCACTACTGAGGCTTAA
- a CDS encoding Gfo/Idh/MocA family protein (transcript_id=CADANIAT00000080) has product MTIGVAIIGSGIFAREQHLPAIKEAPMFSLKAIYSRSLKSAQGLAEGLEGVDLYSDDSGAGKSYQDLLARQDIGAVILALPIVAQPAYIKEALAAKKHVLSEKPIAKDLATAQDLMAWYNDNANVDKSKTFWGVAENFRFIRKWLKTAEEVQKLGGVKTFRVVVRNKVGTEGKYFSIDTPWRKIPEYQGGFLLDGGIHTVAGVRLILGRGKNSLKSLTAQTSQLQEHLPPIDTVDALLTTASGAAGVFSLSFGSEFKSFVLEFTCEKGVVSLVDDQLTVNGVATEIPFEGVGVKEEVKAFGESIVNGELNKKLVPDEALADLEVLEMMFRSGEDGGRKTLKLQD; this is encoded by the exons ATGACTATTGGCGTCGCTATCATTGGCAGCG GCATCTTTGCCCGTGAGCAACATCTC CCAGCAATTAAAGAAGCGCCGATGTTCTCGCTGAAAGCCATATACTCGCGCTCGCTCAAATCCGCGCAGGGTCTGGCAGAAGGCCTTGAGGGTGTTGATCTGTATTCGGATGACTCAGGCGCAGGGAAGAGTTACCAAGATCTCCTTGCAAGACAAGATATCGGAGCTGTTATTTTGGC CCTCCCCATCGTCGCGCAACCGGCATATATCAAGGAAGCCCTGGCTGCTAAGAAGCACGTTTTGTCCGAAAAACCGATCGCCAAGGACCTTGCTACCGCGCAGGACCTGATGGCATGGTACAATGACAACGCCAACGTTGACAAGTCCAAGACGTTTTGGGGTGTCGCGGAAAACTTCCGCTTCATTCGGAAGTGGCTGAAGACAGCAGAGGAGGTGCAGAAATTGGGGGGCGTGAAGACTTTCCGAGTCGTTGTGCGAAATAAGGTTGGGACGGAGGGGAAGTATTTTA GTATAGACACACCCTGGCGTAAAATCCCAGAATATCAAGGTGGATTTCTCCTCGATGGCGGCATCCATACTGTGGCTGGTGTTCGGCTCATCCTTGGTCGCGGAAAGAACAGTCTTAAAAGTCTGACCGCGCAGACAAGCCAACTACAGGAACACCTGCCGCCTATAGATACGGTCGACGCGCTGCTGACGACGGCATCCGGCGCCGCGGGTGTATTCAGCCTTTCATTTGGATCTGAATTCAAGAGCTTTGTGCTGGAGTTTACGTGTGAGAAGGGTGTGGTGTCGCTGGTTGATGATCAATTGACCGTTAACGGTGTTGCAACCGAAATCCCTTTTGAAGGGGTCGGTGTCAAAGAGGAAGTCAAAGCATTTGGAGAGTCGATCGTTAATGGAGAGTTGAACAAGAAATTAGTGCCGGACGAGGCGTTGGCGGATCTGGAGGTTCTGGAGATGATGTTTAGAAgtggcgaggatggtggACGGAAGACTTTGAAGTTGCAAGACTGA
- a CDS encoding uncharacterized protein (transcript_id=CADANIAT00000081), protein MATTTATAYTSTTLVSVPSTFGTNCPTCGQAPGSQSHPAEPTRRRVKELEGQVQFLNEQAAKMSEKLLEYEAELRRLRAQSPNQGQNQPSSFTSRNGFSISSTSTSSHSPSNSQSQSPLQVQQTQSRLSSLASLLPYRRPSTASSQPQSQSQPPASPGAQQCQLAPFTQSPPPLSQPRTDTPTPRPSFEETLELQNALNREQSLRKAAETQLTQASTELEELTAQLFSQANEMVAQERKARARLEERVAVLERRDIEKRNRLERLEKAMERVERIRALVG, encoded by the exons ATGGCGACAACCACAGCAACCGCGTATACATCTACAACGCTAGTCAGCGTGCCTTCGACCTTTGGGACTAATTGTCCGACCTGCGGCCAGGCGCCGGGGTCGCAGTCTCACCCCGCAGAACCCACGCGGCGCCGGGTGAAGGAGTTGGAAGGCCAGGTACAGTTTCTGAATGAGCAGGCTGCGAAAATGT CAGAGAAACTGCTCGAATACGAAGCGGAATTACGACGACTCCGTGCGCAAAGCCCAAACCAAGGCCAGAACCAGCCGTCTAGCTTCACCTCGCGAAACGGCTTCTCGATATCGTCtacctcaacctcctcgCACTCGCCGTCGAACTCGCAGTCTCAATCACCCCTGCAAGTCCAGCAGACCCAGAGCCGGCTCTCATCCCTTGCCTCGCTCCTCCCCTACCGCCGTCCCAGCACAGCGTCCTCCCAGCCGCAGTCGCAGTCACAACCACCGGCATCGCCGGGAGCGCAACAATGCCAGCTGGCTCCGTTCACTCAATCCCCGCCTCCGCTCTCACAACCGCGCACCGACACTCCAACACCACGCCCCTCCTTTGAAGAAACCCTCGAGCTTCAGAACGCGCTGAACCGCGAGCAGAGCCTCCGCAAGGCAGCAGAGACCCAACTTACGCAGGCAAGcaccgagctggaagaaTTGACGGCGCAGCTGTTTAGCCAGGCGAATGAAATGGTTGCGCAGGAGCGCAAGGCCCGGGCTAGGCTTGAGGAAAGGGTCGCGGTTTTGGAGAGACGGGATATTGAAAAAAGAAATCGATTGGAGAGAttggaaaaagcaatggaGAGGGTTGAGCGGATTAGGGCGTTGGTTGGGTAG
- a CDS encoding translation initiation factor 4B (transcript_id=CADANIAT00000083), producing the protein MAPGKQKAQKMSLGNFLADENFGSWADEMEDMPLPGKSPAPSSFGTDRRPPPASSAGFGGPSFNDRGFAMREPLPLPTEPPYTAHIGNLSFDATSGDISDLFADCGVTNVRIVEDKLTKAPKGFGYVEFETVDGLKKALDLSGATLQGRSIRVSIAEPPKERDVKELDWTRRGPLPDVAPPRRVPDRASFGRNLDNLSDAGSEPRRRGGFESDGKVRDFSNWERKGPLSPPPMREGRPRNDDNAGFRTRSPAWGEGRSQDGSRPPRREFQERAPTAAELDNQWRARMKPDGPKQPSNPPSPSPAAAVPAAAPAPATRPKLNLQKRTVTDAAASPSPSTESKSSIFGGARPIDTAAREKEVEQRRQLALRQKKEAEEKAKAEKAERQKAAKEAAKSEKPVSTLDPNGRDQQDTPRGGGNFEILRRAGEDESGMSADQDPEQQAEGGGAAAAEAPKADDKVNGSWRAGPTSTENAGDDEGWSTVSSKPRNNRRGGRNFA; encoded by the exons ATGG CGCCCGGAAAGCAAAAGGCCCAGAAGATGTCCCTCGGGAACTTCTTGGCTGATGAGA ACTTTGGCTCTTGGGCCGATGAGATGGAGGACATGCCCTTGCCTGGTAAGT ctcccgctccctccaGCTTTGGAACCGACCGACGTCCCCCTCCTGCGTCATCTGCTGGTTTCGGCGGACCCAGTTTCAACG ACCGCGGTTTTGCTATGAGGGAGCCCCTTCCCCTGCCTACAGAGCCTCCGTACACCGCTCACATTGGAAATCTGTCCTTTGATGCTACCTCGGGCGATATCTCCGACCTTTTCGCTGATTGCGGCGTTACGAACGTCCGTATTGTGGAGGACAAGTTGACAAAGGCTCCCAAGGGTTTCGGTTACGTCGAATTCGAAACCGTCGACGGTCTTAAGAAAGCCCTCGACCTCTCCGGAGCGACTCTTCAGGGCAGATCGATCCGCGTCAGCATTGCAGAGCCTC CCAAGGAACGTGATGTGAAGGAACTTGACTGGACCCGCCGGGGCCCTCTCCCAGATGTTGCTCCTCCGCGCCGAGTGCCGGATCGCGCCTCTTTCGGTCGTAACCTCGACAACCTCTCTGACGCCGGCAGCGAACCTCGACGCCGTGGTGGTTTCGAGAGCGACGGCAAGGTCCGTGACTTCTCGAACTGGGAACGCAAGggtcctctttctcctccgcctaTGAGGGAAGGCCGTCCCCGTAACGATGATAATGCGGGTTTCCGAACCCGCTCGCCTGCCTGGGGTGAGGGACGCTCTCAGGACGGCTCACGTCCTCCCAGACGCGAATTCCAGGAACGCGCCCCCACTGCCGCCGAATTGGACAACCAGTGGAGAGCCAGAATGAAGCCCGACGGCCCCAAGCAACCCAGCaaccccccctccccctctccCGCTGCTGCCGTGCCGGCCGCTGCCCCTGCTCCCGCCACAAGACCGAAGCTCAACCTTCAGAAGCGGACCGTGACTGACGCCGCCGCgagccccagccccagcaccGAATCAAAGTCTAGCATCTTCGGCGGTGCTCGTCCCATCGATACCGCTGCcagagagaaggaagttgaaCAACGGCGCCAACTAGCtctgcgccagaagaaggaagctgaggagaaggcaaaggccgagaaggcagagaggcagaaggCTGCCAAGGAGGCGGCCAAATCCGAGAAGCCCGTCTCGACCCTTGACCCCAACGGCCGGGATCAGCAAGATACTCCTCGGGGTGGCGGTAACTTTGAGATCCTCCGGCGGGCCGGTGAGGATGAGAGCGGTATGAGCGCCGACCAAGATCCTGAACAGCAGGCTGAAGGCGgcggcgccgctgctgcGGAAGCCCCGAAGGCCGATGATAAGGTGAACGGTTCCTGGAGGGCTGGACCTACCTCGACGGAGAACGCAGGTGACGACGAGGGCTGGAGCACCGTCAGCTCAAAACCGCGCAACAACCGCCGTGGTGGCCGTAACTTTGCATAG
- a CDS encoding pseudouridine synthase family protein (transcript_id=CADANIAT00000078): MSLVPVDTTLKVPPPDPVQEPPKVAITPCEGLPVRYYFEGGLRRVYPYHYTYNTYCKERWRNRELIDIFTSEFRDREPGYYKKALESGNVCVNGKPAGPHTVLKNGEVISHTLHRHEPPVTGNEIGIIHETDDLLVIDKPAGVPVHSTGRYHYNSVMEILRIQNGGAYVPRPCNRLDRLTSGVMFVGKTAQGADRMTVKLKERTVQKEYVARVKGRFPDGVVVVDQPIMSVSPKVGLNRVRATGKEAKTKFRRLAYYPPPSPTTSTSDEGENARPATPPPSYVNESEGYSIVHCFPLTGRTHQIRVHLQFLGHPISNDPIYSNRRVFGPDLGKNDSSADLDEEIIDRLMAMGRTEVPDIGPVETPKPKPALSTKPPSEQPSGEQSTSSDKGEDKDQVSYRTHFTTPPLLPPGTSASVVEAIMTKEHEAAVAEYQKRKGERLSGEKCDVCGTELYTDPGVHELGIFLHAVAYSDAHGEWSYRSKMPSWARPPKGVEGPTEVPKWVEEEEGKEVVVGDGVVPDIGVDEGDVAKNEKRKGKQGATALVEGVGMIDISAARQAESEDVATAAAGTA, translated from the exons ATGTCTCTTGTCCCCGTCGACACCACGCTGAAGGTTCCTCCTCCGGACCCTGTTCAGGAACCACCCAAGGTGGCTATCACGCCATGTGAGGGACTGCCGGTACGCTATTATTTCGAAGGAGGACTGCGTCGCGTGTATCCGTACCACTACACCTACAATACATACTGCAAGGAACGCTGGCGAAACAGGGAGTTGATAGACATCTTCACCTCTGAATTCCGCGACCGCGAACCCGGCTACTAC AAAAAAGCCCTCGAAAGCGGCAACGTCTGTGTGAACGGTAAGCCCGCCGGCCCGCACACCGTTCTCAAAAATGGCGAGGTCATCTCGCACACCCTCCACCGGCACGAACCCCCCGTAACCGGAAATGAGATTGGCATCATACATGAAACCGACGATTTACTGGTTATCGACAAACCAGCGGGCGTTCCCGTGCACTCAACAGGACGGTACCACTACAACAGCGTGATGGAGATCTTGCGGATCCAGAACGGAGGCGCATATGTGCCACGCCCTTGTAACCGCTTGGACCGGCTGACGAGCGGTGTCATGTTTGTGGGCAAGACAGCGCAGGGGGCGGATCGGATGACTGTGAAATTAAAAGAACGCACCGTGCAGAAGGAGTATGTTGCGCGCGTGAAGGGGCGGTTCCCcgatggtgttgttgttgtcgacCAGCCGATTATGAGTGTCAGTCCAAAGGTTGGACTGAACCGGGTCAGAGCAACgggcaaagaagccaagacGAAGTTCAGGCGGTTGGCGTATTATCCCCCGCCGTCTCCTACTACATCTACTTCCGACGAGGGTGAGAATGCTAGACCAGCAACACCGCCCCCTTCGTACGTCAACGAAAGCGAGGGCTACAGTATTGTCCACTGTTTTCCGCTTACTGGCCGCACGCACCAAATCCGCGTGCATCTACAGTTTCTGGGACACCCGATCAGCAACGACCCGATTTACAGCAATAGACGCGTGTTCGGGCCTGATCTGGGTAAGAATGACTCGTCTGCGGATCTGGACGAGGAAATTATCGATCGGCTGATGGCGATGGGGCGTACGGAGGTCCCGGATATAGGGCCCGTTGAAACGCCGAAACCAAAGCCAGCGCTGTCCACAAAACCACCCTCAGAGCAACCGTCAGGAGAGCAAAGCACGAGCTCAGACAAAGGCGAGGACAAGGACCAGGTCTCCTACCGAACGCACTTCACaacacctcctcttctcccgccTGGGACCTCAGCATCCGTTGTCGAAGCAATAATGACAAAAGAGCACGAGGCAGCCGTGGCCGAATACCAAAAACGCAAGGGTGAAAGACTTTCCGGCGAGAAGTGCGACGTATGCGGGACAGAGCTGTATACCGATCCAGGTGTGCATGAGCTGGGTATATTTTTACATGCGGTTGCGTACTCGGATGCCCACGGCGAATGGAGCTACCGCAGTAAGATGCCCAGTTGGGCACGCCCCCCCAAGGGCGTCGAGGGACCGACGGAGGTGCCGAAgtgggttgaggaggaagaagggaaggaagTCGTTGTTGGCGATGGGGTAGTGCCGGACATCGGAGTTGATGAGGGGGATGTTGCGAAGAATGAGAAAAGGAAGGGGAAGCAGGGTGCTACTGCCCTGGTTGAGGGGGTGGGCATGATTGATATCTCGGCGGCAAGGCAGGCGGAGTCTGAAGATGTTGCCACAGCTGCTGCCGGGACTGCTTGA
- a CDS encoding MFS transporter (transcript_id=CADANIAT00000082), whose protein sequence is MAGQLLSDPGSSPCRSCQQQEQNIKTPDIISEPWMVELRSSKAFVTWVVAIAVFTDVFIYGMIIPILPDVLKTRVSIPEDESFGGALFVGSPFFGYLADKTSSRQAPFMVGLLALAGSTVVFWFARTIEALVIARTFQGLSCAVVWTVGMALIVDTMGKDQVRLWDPLLEELYIALRLMMIEPRTANRWVDDAHAESESESGTETERLMSPATATLASAYESIPRVHEQPRDFESQSRHSTSKSVAEGLTPTRSSMPGILRMMCSVTLLIVLQATLVEAMAWASFDSVLPLYVRSTFSMTPLGIGLCFIPLFLPSFLSALIGTAVDKHGSRPIAILGFVIDVPAFFLLRLVSSNTLRDQTILYFLLFFAGLAAALKTVSLMVEVTRAIETKERLCPGIFGEKGGTAQAYGLFNAAWSGGQVAGPLVAGWLVDSWGWDVMVSVFGGISAVTAVGLLVTTATTKREKK, encoded by the exons ATGGCGGGGCAATTGCTCAGCGATCCTGGATCTTCACCTTGCCGGTCTtgtcagcagcaggagcaaaACATAAAAACCCCCGATATAATATCCGAGCCATGGATGGTGGAGCTTCGCTCGTCTAAGGCCTTCGTTACCTGGGTTGTGGCCATTGCGGTCTTCACG GACGTCTTTATATATGGCATG ATCATACCTATCCTGCCTGATGTATTGAAGACCAGAGTCTCCATTCCAGAGGACGAAT CTTTTGGAGGGGCGCTCTTTGTCGGTTCTC CATTCTTCGGCTACCTCGCCGACAAAACCTCCTCTCGCCAAGCACCCTTCATGGTCGGCCTCCTGGCGCTAGCCGGGTCAACGGTGGTGTTCTGGTTCGCGCGCACAATCGAAGCGCTGGTCATTGCGCGCACGTTCCAGGGTCTCTCCTGTGCCGTCGTTTGGACGGTGGGCATGGCACTCATCGTGGATACAATGGGGAAAGACCAG GTACGGTTATGGGACCCTTTATTGGAGGAGTTGT ATATTGCGCTGCGattgatgatgatcgagCCCAGAACCGCCAACAGATGGGTTGACGACGCCCACGCCGAATCGGAGTCCGAGTCAGGGACAGAAACAGAGAGACTCATGTCCCCGGCCACAGCTACGCTTGCCTCTGCATACGAATCTATCCCGAGAGTACATGAACAACCACGCGATTTCGAATCTCAGAGCCGACATTCGACCTCCAAGTCCGTCGCAGAGGGCTTAACACCGACAAGGAGCTCCATGCCCGGCATACTCCGCATGATGTGCTCGgtcaccctcctcatcgtcctgcAAGCAACCCTCGTCGAAGCAATGGCCTGGGCCTCGTTCGACTCC GTTCTCCCCCTCTACGTCCGCTCTACATTCTCCATGACACCCCTCGGAATAGGCCTATGCTTTATCCCCCTTttcctcccctccttcctATCCGCACTTATCGGCACCGCCGTCGACAAGCATGGAAGCCGTCCCATCGCCATTTTGGGCTTTGTTATTGACGTGCCGgcattcttcctcctccgcctcgtATCATCCAATACCCTCCGTGATCAAACCATCCTCTatttcctcctcttcttcgcgggCCTTGCTGCAGCGCTGAAGACCGTCTCGCTGATGGTGGAAGTTACCCGAGCCATTGAGACGAAGGAGCGGCTGTGCCCTGGGATTTTTGGGGAGAAGGGAGGCACGGCGCAAGCGTATGGGTTGTTCAATGCTGCTTGGAGTGGGGGACAGGTTGCCGGGCCGCTTGTGGCTGGGTGGTTGGTTGATTCCTGGGGATGGGATGTTATGGTTAGCGTGTTTGGGGGAATTAGTGCGGTTACAGCGGTGGGTTTGCTTGTCACAACGGCGAcaacgaagagagagaagaagtaA